The segment ATGCAAAAGACGGTCCGAATGAAGCGTGTCTTTATTATAACTCAAAACAAAATTAAAAACCAAAAAGCATTACGAGAGCAAGAATGAAAAAAGCACACTTCGGCGCACAGGTTGATAATAACGGAAACTGCACATTCAGATTATTTGCTCCCCACATCCAAGATGTCGGAATGACTTTAAATACCAAACCGGATCACACTTTCATGCTGTCCCCCGCCGAACATGGGTTTCATGAACTGACCATAAACGATATTGCACCTGACTCCTCTTATTCGTTTCTGCTGGATGGATCAAAAAAATTCCCGGACCCAGCATCATTATGGCAGCCGGAAGGCTTAAATTCCTATTCAACTATCTTTGATCATCATAAATTTGACTGGAAAGGAGACAATTTTTCCGGTCTGCCTATCCATGAAATGATCATCTACGAAGCCCATATAGGAACTTTCAGCAAGGAAGGCACTATCCACGGGCTTATGTCTAAACTCGACCATCTGTCTGAACTTGGAATCAACACACTGGAACTTATGCCTGTCGCACAATTTGCAGGCAGCAGAGGATGGGGAAATGAAACTATTTTTCCATATGCAGTCCACAATAGCTACGGAACACCGGATGAATTAAAAGCTCTAGTTAAAGCGTCTCACAAGCTAGGCATTGCGGTAGTTTTAGATGTAGAATTCTGCCAGCACTGCTTCATGAAAGATTTCAACGCAGCTTACACCCCCTTTTTCAGTGATAGTCGCACCATGGCATGGGGAAAAACCATAAATTTCGATGAGGAATACAGTTTCGGTGTTCGCGAATTTTATATCCAGTGTGCTCTTTCATGGCTTCGCGATTTTCATATCGACGGACTGCGCATAAATAACACACACTCAATTCTCGATCAAAGTCCGGTCCATTTTCTGGAAGAACTGTCTGTTAGAATCAGATCTTTTGAAAATAAAAATAAAAGAAAATGTGTTTTGATAATCGATGACAAACACAACTCTCCACGCCCTATTATGCCAGCTGATAAAGGAGGATTCGGGCTTGATGCGTTATGGAGTGATGATTTTCACCATGCACTTCATCACAGAATTACAGGCGATGTAAACGGGGTCTTCCGCGACTATAGTTCACCAGAAAAAATGGTCTCAGCCATGCAGCACGGCTTCGCATACAGAGGACAATTCTCTGAACATCGCAAAAGGATTCACGGATGCAACCAGCAGGAACTTTCAGGTTCTAAATTGATCGTATACTCTCAGAACCATGATCAAACCATTTGTTCCGGAGACGAATGCAGGACAATCAAAAAAGCAGGATTTGAGGCAGCAAAACTTAGTGCCGGAGCAACACTGCTCTCTCCATATACCCCACTACTTTTCATGGGGGAAGAGTATGGAGAAACAGCACCGTTCCATTATTTTTCTGACAGCGTTGAAGCCCCGCTGCCGAGTGCATTCAATGAACAAGAACTGGATTCTCTCTCCTTTGAAGCACCAGATCCTTATGAAGATTCGACATTCACCAGCAGTCATCTCGACTGGAATAAAAAAGAATCCGAACAAGGCAAGTCCATGTTTGAGTTCTATAAAAAGTTACTTACTTTAAGGCGGGAACACCCCGTTCTAAAAGAACCATGCCACAGCAGATGCCAAGTTCAAGAGCTCCAGCCAGGGCTTATCATGATGATCAGAAACCCCTCGGCATCTGATGGAAGATACGCCTCAATAATTTTTAATTTCAACAAAACCGCAATATCCGAAAAACTTGAAGCGTACCTGCCGAAAGGACC is part of the Maridesulfovibrio ferrireducens genome and harbors:
- a CDS encoding alpha-amylase family glycosyl hydrolase → MKKAHFGAQVDNNGNCTFRLFAPHIQDVGMTLNTKPDHTFMLSPAEHGFHELTINDIAPDSSYSFLLDGSKKFPDPASLWQPEGLNSYSTIFDHHKFDWKGDNFSGLPIHEMIIYEAHIGTFSKEGTIHGLMSKLDHLSELGINTLELMPVAQFAGSRGWGNETIFPYAVHNSYGTPDELKALVKASHKLGIAVVLDVEFCQHCFMKDFNAAYTPFFSDSRTMAWGKTINFDEEYSFGVREFYIQCALSWLRDFHIDGLRINNTHSILDQSPVHFLEELSVRIRSFENKNKRKCVLIIDDKHNSPRPIMPADKGGFGLDALWSDDFHHALHHRITGDVNGVFRDYSSPEKMVSAMQHGFAYRGQFSEHRKRIHGCNQQELSGSKLIVYSQNHDQTICSGDECRTIKKAGFEAAKLSAGATLLSPYTPLLFMGEEYGETAPFHYFSDSVEAPLPSAFNEQELDSLSFEAPDPYEDSTFTSSHLDWNKKESEQGKSMFEFYKKLLTLRREHPVLKEPCHSRCQVQELQPGLIMMIRNPSASDGRYASIIFNFNKTAISEKLEAYLPKGPWTLELYSAAKAFGGDQSPLDKILSDSTPLKLAPQSFALYFHTPLNIY